A window from Theropithecus gelada isolate Dixy chromosome 1, Tgel_1.0, whole genome shotgun sequence encodes these proteins:
- the SYNC gene encoding syncoilin isoform X1: MASREPRRGGDGAAQAARKTRAEANYPLPENSDSLNEAEALNPEVTLSSEGYLNLEDILYLEDTGDLDETLYVQETEKPEEALYIEEAMQPDEALHGEEPGNPEETVSVEETMEPDWMQFVEGPVEPGKPTNPEQVVHEGDTVTRAEKSNPEESLRAEPSPSMEENLSIEDLELLEGRFQQCVQAVAQLEEERDQLIHELVLLREPALQEVQQVHQDILAAYKLHAQAELERDGLREEIRLVKQKLFKVTKECVAYQYQLECRQQDVAQFADFREVLTTRATQLSEELAQLRDAYQKQKEQLRQQLEAPPSQRDGRFLQESRRLSAQFENLMAESRQGLEEEYEPQLLRLLERKEAGTKALQKTQAEIQEMKEALRPLQAEARQLHLQNRNLEDQIALVRQKRDEEVQQYREQLEEMEERQRQLRSGVQVQQQKNKEMEQLRLSLAEELSTYKAMLPKSLEQADAPTSQAGGMETQSQGDLCGEKSGVCIVTAFLTILINVLKTTGRAGWLMPVILGLWEAEVGRS; this comes from the exons ATGGCCAGCCGGGAGCCCCGGCGCGGCGGGGACGGCGCCGCCCAGGCCGCGAG GAAAACAAGAGCAGAAGCCAATTATCCTCTTCCAGAGAACTCTGACTCCCTAAATGAGGCAGAagccttgaacccagaagttacTCTATCTTCAGAGGGGTACTTAAACCTCGAAGACATTCTCTACCTGGAGGACACAGGGGACCTTGATGAGACACTCTATGTGCAAGAGACTGAGAAGCCAGAGGAGGCCCTGTATATTGAAGAGGCCATGCAGCCAGATGAGGCTCTGCATGGGGAGGAGCCTGGGAATCCAGAGGAGACAGTGAGTGTGGAGGAAACCATGGAGCCAGATTGGATGCAGTTTGTGGAGGGGCCCGTGGAGCCAGGAAAGCCCACAAACCCAGAGCAGGTTGTTCATGAGGGAGACACAGTCACAAGGGCGGAGAAATCTAACCCTGAGGAGAGCCTCAGAGCCGAGCCGAGCCCCAGCATGGAGGAGAACCTGAGCATAGAGGACCTGGAATTGCTAGAAGGGCGTTTCCAGCAGTGTGTCCAAGCTGTGGCCCAGCTGGAAGAGGAGAGGGATCAGCTCATCCATGAGCTTGTATTGCTCCGGGAACCAGCCCTGCAGGAGGTACAGCAGGTCCATCAGGACATCCTGGCTGCCTACAAGCTCCATGCCCAAGCAGAGCTGGAGAGAGATGGCCTAAGGGAGGAGATCCGGCTGGTCAAGCAGAAGCTTTTCAAGGTGACGAAGGAATGTGTGGCCTACCAATACCAACTGGAGTGCCGCCAGCAGGACGTGGCTCAGTTTGCCGATTTCCGGGAAGTGCTGACTACGAGGGCAACCCAACTCTCAGAGGAACTGGCCCAGCTCCGGGATGCCTATCAGAAGCAGAAGGAGCAGTTGCGGCAACAACTAGAAGCCCCTCCAAGCCAGAGGGATGGGCGCTTTCTCCAGGAAAGCCGGCGACTCTCTGCCCAGTTTGAAAATCTCATGGCAGAGAGCCGCCAGGGCCTGGAGGAGGAGTATGAGCCTCAGCTCCTGCGGCTCCTAGAGAGGAAAGAAGCTGGGACCAAAGCTCTGCAGAAAACCCAGGCTGAGATCCAGGAGATGAAGGAGGCTCTGAGACCCCTGCAAGCAGAGGCCCGGCAGCTCCACCTGCAAAACAGGAACCTGGAGGACCAGATCGCACTTGTGAGGCAAAAACGAGATGAAGAGGTTCAGCAGTACAGG GAACAGCTGGAGGAAATGGAAGAACGCCAAAGGCAGTTAAGAAGTGGGGTGCAAGTCCAGCAACAGAAGAACAAAGAGATGGAACAGCTAAGGCTCAGTCTTGCTGAAGAGCTCTCTACTTATAA GGCTATGCTACCCAAGAGCCTGGAACAGGCTGATGCTCCCACTTCTCAGGCAGGTGGAATGGAAACACAGTCTCAAGGTGATCTTTGTGGAGAGAAGAGTGGTGTTTGCATTGTTACTGCTTTCCTAACAATACTAATTAATGTCTTAAAAACAacaggccgggcggggtggctcatgcctgtaatcctaggactttgggaggccgaggtgggcagatcatga
- the SYNC gene encoding syncoilin isoform X3 yields MASREPRRGGDGAAQAARKTRAEANYPLPENSDSLNEAEALNPEVTLSSEGYLNLEDILYLEDTGDLDETLYVQETEKPEEALYIEEAMQPDEALHGEEPGNPEETVSVEETMEPDWMQFVEGPVEPGKPTNPEQVVHEGDTVTRAEKSNPEESLRAEPSPSMEENLSIEDLELLEGRFQQCVQAVAQLEEERDQLIHELVLLREPALQEVQQVHQDILAAYKLHAQAELERDGLREEIRLVKQKLFKVTKECVAYQYQLECRQQDVAQFADFREVLTTRATQLSEELAQLRDAYQKQKEQLRQQLEAPPSQRDGRFLQESRRLSAQFENLMAESRQGLEEEYEPQLLRLLERKEAGTKALQKTQAEIQEMKEALRPLQAEARQLHLQNRNLEDQIALVRQKRDEEVQQYREQLEEMEERQRQLRSGVQVQQQKNKEMEQLRLSLAEELSTYKGCLEIYGQICNPETAKNFLAKDH; encoded by the exons ATGGCCAGCCGGGAGCCCCGGCGCGGCGGGGACGGCGCCGCCCAGGCCGCGAG GAAAACAAGAGCAGAAGCCAATTATCCTCTTCCAGAGAACTCTGACTCCCTAAATGAGGCAGAagccttgaacccagaagttacTCTATCTTCAGAGGGGTACTTAAACCTCGAAGACATTCTCTACCTGGAGGACACAGGGGACCTTGATGAGACACTCTATGTGCAAGAGACTGAGAAGCCAGAGGAGGCCCTGTATATTGAAGAGGCCATGCAGCCAGATGAGGCTCTGCATGGGGAGGAGCCTGGGAATCCAGAGGAGACAGTGAGTGTGGAGGAAACCATGGAGCCAGATTGGATGCAGTTTGTGGAGGGGCCCGTGGAGCCAGGAAAGCCCACAAACCCAGAGCAGGTTGTTCATGAGGGAGACACAGTCACAAGGGCGGAGAAATCTAACCCTGAGGAGAGCCTCAGAGCCGAGCCGAGCCCCAGCATGGAGGAGAACCTGAGCATAGAGGACCTGGAATTGCTAGAAGGGCGTTTCCAGCAGTGTGTCCAAGCTGTGGCCCAGCTGGAAGAGGAGAGGGATCAGCTCATCCATGAGCTTGTATTGCTCCGGGAACCAGCCCTGCAGGAGGTACAGCAGGTCCATCAGGACATCCTGGCTGCCTACAAGCTCCATGCCCAAGCAGAGCTGGAGAGAGATGGCCTAAGGGAGGAGATCCGGCTGGTCAAGCAGAAGCTTTTCAAGGTGACGAAGGAATGTGTGGCCTACCAATACCAACTGGAGTGCCGCCAGCAGGACGTGGCTCAGTTTGCCGATTTCCGGGAAGTGCTGACTACGAGGGCAACCCAACTCTCAGAGGAACTGGCCCAGCTCCGGGATGCCTATCAGAAGCAGAAGGAGCAGTTGCGGCAACAACTAGAAGCCCCTCCAAGCCAGAGGGATGGGCGCTTTCTCCAGGAAAGCCGGCGACTCTCTGCCCAGTTTGAAAATCTCATGGCAGAGAGCCGCCAGGGCCTGGAGGAGGAGTATGAGCCTCAGCTCCTGCGGCTCCTAGAGAGGAAAGAAGCTGGGACCAAAGCTCTGCAGAAAACCCAGGCTGAGATCCAGGAGATGAAGGAGGCTCTGAGACCCCTGCAAGCAGAGGCCCGGCAGCTCCACCTGCAAAACAGGAACCTGGAGGACCAGATCGCACTTGTGAGGCAAAAACGAGATGAAGAGGTTCAGCAGTACAGG GAACAGCTGGAGGAAATGGAAGAACGCCAAAGGCAGTTAAGAAGTGGGGTGCAAGTCCAGCAACAGAAGAACAAAGAGATGGAACAGCTAAGGCTCAGTCTTGCTGAAGAGCTCTCTACTTATAA
- the SYNC gene encoding syncoilin isoform X2: MASREPRRGGDGAAQAARKTRAEANYPLPENSDSLNEAEALNPEVTLSSEGYLNLEDILYLEDTGDLDETLYVQETEKPEEALYIEEAMQPDEALHGEEPGNPEETVSVEETMEPDWMQFVEGPVEPGKPTNPEQVVHEGDTVTRAEKSNPEESLRAEPSPSMEENLSIEDLELLEGRFQQCVQAVAQLEEERDQLIHELVLLREPALQEVQQVHQDILAAYKLHAQAELERDGLREEIRLVKQKLFKVTKECVAYQYQLECRQQDVAQFADFREVLTTRATQLSEELAQLRDAYQKQKEQLRQQLEAPPSQRDGRFLQESRRLSAQFENLMAESRQGLEEEYEPQLLRLLERKEAGTKALQKTQAEIQEMKEALRPLQAEARQLHLQNRNLEDQIALVRQKRDEEVQQYREQLEEMEERQRQLRSGVQVQQQKNKEMEQLRLSLAEELSTYKAMLPKSLEQADAPTSQAGGMETQSQGAV; the protein is encoded by the exons ATGGCCAGCCGGGAGCCCCGGCGCGGCGGGGACGGCGCCGCCCAGGCCGCGAG GAAAACAAGAGCAGAAGCCAATTATCCTCTTCCAGAGAACTCTGACTCCCTAAATGAGGCAGAagccttgaacccagaagttacTCTATCTTCAGAGGGGTACTTAAACCTCGAAGACATTCTCTACCTGGAGGACACAGGGGACCTTGATGAGACACTCTATGTGCAAGAGACTGAGAAGCCAGAGGAGGCCCTGTATATTGAAGAGGCCATGCAGCCAGATGAGGCTCTGCATGGGGAGGAGCCTGGGAATCCAGAGGAGACAGTGAGTGTGGAGGAAACCATGGAGCCAGATTGGATGCAGTTTGTGGAGGGGCCCGTGGAGCCAGGAAAGCCCACAAACCCAGAGCAGGTTGTTCATGAGGGAGACACAGTCACAAGGGCGGAGAAATCTAACCCTGAGGAGAGCCTCAGAGCCGAGCCGAGCCCCAGCATGGAGGAGAACCTGAGCATAGAGGACCTGGAATTGCTAGAAGGGCGTTTCCAGCAGTGTGTCCAAGCTGTGGCCCAGCTGGAAGAGGAGAGGGATCAGCTCATCCATGAGCTTGTATTGCTCCGGGAACCAGCCCTGCAGGAGGTACAGCAGGTCCATCAGGACATCCTGGCTGCCTACAAGCTCCATGCCCAAGCAGAGCTGGAGAGAGATGGCCTAAGGGAGGAGATCCGGCTGGTCAAGCAGAAGCTTTTCAAGGTGACGAAGGAATGTGTGGCCTACCAATACCAACTGGAGTGCCGCCAGCAGGACGTGGCTCAGTTTGCCGATTTCCGGGAAGTGCTGACTACGAGGGCAACCCAACTCTCAGAGGAACTGGCCCAGCTCCGGGATGCCTATCAGAAGCAGAAGGAGCAGTTGCGGCAACAACTAGAAGCCCCTCCAAGCCAGAGGGATGGGCGCTTTCTCCAGGAAAGCCGGCGACTCTCTGCCCAGTTTGAAAATCTCATGGCAGAGAGCCGCCAGGGCCTGGAGGAGGAGTATGAGCCTCAGCTCCTGCGGCTCCTAGAGAGGAAAGAAGCTGGGACCAAAGCTCTGCAGAAAACCCAGGCTGAGATCCAGGAGATGAAGGAGGCTCTGAGACCCCTGCAAGCAGAGGCCCGGCAGCTCCACCTGCAAAACAGGAACCTGGAGGACCAGATCGCACTTGTGAGGCAAAAACGAGATGAAGAGGTTCAGCAGTACAGG GAACAGCTGGAGGAAATGGAAGAACGCCAAAGGCAGTTAAGAAGTGGGGTGCAAGTCCAGCAACAGAAGAACAAAGAGATGGAACAGCTAAGGCTCAGTCTTGCTGAAGAGCTCTCTACTTATAA GGCTATGCTACCCAAGAGCCTGGAACAGGCTGATGCTCCCACTTCTCAGGCAGGTGGAATGGAAACACAGTCTCAAG